A part of Marinobacter psychrophilus genomic DNA contains:
- a CDS encoding POTRA domain-containing protein, protein MNYWRLAPQIIIFSMLAPIAYAVTLPPAADPASRERELLQREQDLQQRREIQEREQPLVAPDVIETTDEGPSFELKSVRFTKSELFTPEELKTIVLPYLGKESRLSDLNRMVAQINAAYQAKGIYTATALLPKQAIEGGVVIIRLVKENWARCLLKATAICQALMCANGRPCLKIQYCSI, encoded by the coding sequence ATGAATTATTGGCGTCTCGCTCCGCAGATTATCATCTTCAGCATGCTCGCCCCGATTGCGTATGCGGTAACTCTTCCACCGGCTGCCGACCCCGCCAGTCGTGAAAGGGAACTGCTGCAACGTGAACAGGACCTGCAACAACGTCGGGAGATTCAGGAGCGTGAACAGCCGTTGGTTGCTCCTGATGTAATAGAAACAACCGATGAGGGGCCCTCTTTTGAACTCAAAAGTGTGCGTTTTACCAAATCAGAGCTGTTTACTCCGGAGGAGCTGAAAACAATCGTGTTGCCTTACCTTGGCAAGGAATCGCGGTTATCCGACCTGAATCGGATGGTGGCACAGATCAACGCGGCCTATCAGGCAAAAGGCATCTATACGGCCACTGCGTTACTCCCCAAGCAGGCAATTGAAGGCGGTGTTGTGATCATCCGTCTGGTGAAGGAAAATTGGGCGAGATGCTTATTGAAGGCAACAGCTATCTGCCAGGCCCTTATGTGCGCGAATGGGCGCCCTTGCCTGAAGATACAATACTGCTCGATATGA
- a CDS encoding ShlB/FhaC/HecB family hemolysin secretion/activation protein, which yields MLIEGNSYLPGPYVREWAPLPEDTILLDMKALESDILKFNRVNDARLQAELRAGKDFGLTDIVVVVDEPLQDNVELFVDNYGYASSGEVELGAIYRRQDIFTGSDRGLLYALVSDGNQAFSSIYSAPVKASGWRLGGSLAVNQSEVTEGDFKDLSVEGDSVSLTLDASWLAISTSNFWLNALGSAMHSVSKTSVLGQDISDYDINKLNTGAQFTWFGPNWQLSGRQLVGWVSTHNKSASGTDQSFAVLTGDASGYYRPGQSNWYGLVQMDYQYTNEKAIPGAVAYSIGGPTSIRGYVPGLISGDYGIQTSLEAHYSGLSVLGGALDPFVFYDIGTVLSRNPTQTPEAAGVGLGWSGVKGVSVNMTYANALADIVPEQDDWVFYTRVSWEWGR from the coding sequence ATGCTTATTGAAGGCAACAGCTATCTGCCAGGCCCTTATGTGCGCGAATGGGCGCCCTTGCCTGAAGATACAATACTGCTCGATATGAAAGCGCTGGAAAGCGATATTCTCAAGTTCAATCGGGTCAACGACGCCCGGCTGCAGGCCGAGCTGCGAGCAGGCAAGGATTTTGGTCTCACCGATATCGTTGTGGTGGTGGATGAGCCGCTGCAGGATAACGTTGAGCTGTTTGTCGATAACTATGGCTACGCGAGCTCCGGTGAAGTTGAACTAGGCGCAATCTATCGCCGCCAGGACATATTTACCGGGAGTGACAGGGGCTTGCTCTATGCCCTGGTGTCGGATGGTAACCAGGCGTTCTCGTCCATCTATAGCGCACCGGTCAAAGCCAGTGGCTGGCGGCTTGGTGGAAGCCTCGCGGTGAACCAGTCAGAGGTGACTGAGGGGGATTTTAAGGACCTGTCGGTTGAGGGGGATTCGGTCAGCCTGACGCTGGATGCATCCTGGCTTGCTATTTCGACCAGTAATTTCTGGCTCAACGCGCTGGGCTCTGCGATGCACTCGGTTTCGAAAACGTCGGTGCTTGGCCAAGATATCAGTGACTATGACATTAACAAACTCAATACCGGCGCGCAGTTCACCTGGTTTGGCCCGAACTGGCAATTATCAGGCCGACAACTGGTTGGCTGGGTGAGCACCCACAACAAGTCAGCCAGCGGAACCGATCAGAGCTTTGCCGTGCTGACCGGAGACGCCAGCGGCTATTACCGGCCAGGTCAGTCCAACTGGTACGGTCTGGTGCAGATGGATTATCAGTACACCAATGAGAAAGCGATTCCCGGTGCTGTGGCCTACTCCATCGGCGGGCCGACATCGATTCGCGGGTATGTGCCAGGCCTGATCAGCGGCGACTATGGCATTCAGACCAGTCTTGAAGCCCATTACAGTGGGCTGAGCGTGCTGGGCGGAGCCCTTGACCCCTTTGTGTTCTATGACATAGGCACCGTGCTTTCCAGAAATCCCACGCAGACTCCCGAGGCTGCGGGCGTGGGCCTTGGTTGGAGCGGTGTTAAGGGCGTCTCGGTGAATATGACCTATGCAAATGCCCTGGCCGACATTGTGCCGGAACAGGATGACTGGGTGTTTTACACGCGTGTGAGCTGGGAGTGGGGGCGTTAG
- a CDS encoding EAL domain-containing protein produces MSPQKHADSEKKRLQKTESIQPQGVLLVLDSQLFIQYCSENVDELLQLPYTAVLGRNVDEFTNTADIEQIHSLKGLGDWRSFGLLNLRIRQGDNWLNCNAAVSYDNHRWLVELELQAQNEDQNALFGQLFIPTRALLWQLNREQDLHSYTHKVAELVRQVTGYDRVMMYQFDHNSDGEVIAESRSTQMNSCLGNRFPASDILAQTQALRSQNLTWVTANRKCATVPVHGAPDIDTDQPLDMTYSAYRSLPLVDLEHLGSLGVAAALTISLTQNGRLWGLLMCHHNTPKNVTLRERKLYEFIGRTISIKLPDLQRNEQPLLQSEQDFRRLAELSNDMTVRLQGDGTISYVSSIVKSLLGHTVESLQGTPFTLLLNDEGVDAFERGQQALEQAGVTQKIALKFRHTDRHSVWVEATMWQPESSAGPGQGVVLSAHDVSQRQKYQRLIEELNQHNSLQQQDQDGNDQQPVTSQTFLDQTSEAVVIAGADGRIQSVNRSFCEITGYTSQEAIGRNPSILQSGIHTAHFYESLWRSLSEKGRWKGEIWNSRKNGEVYPQLGSISIIRNNDGSIRNYVAVFSDVSKAKEAENNLFFAQNHDLLTGLPNRQYCLDKVRHVIAEKAQAVPGVAVVFLDIDRFKLLNDAQGHHTGDRFLQAVAQRLAEACPKNGLLCRWGADEFVLVLEQVTNRDGIAVIVQTLFNALAKPLKLAGHELIPSACVGISFYPEDAADAQGLMQAAETALYLAKERGPSSIELFTPLLAERLQRKFEVASELRRAIRNDELTLNYQPQIDCKTAELLGVEALVRWQHPVNGLMSPVTFIPLAEELGLIGLLGDWVLDKAMVQMARWRDQGHPVPQVAVNIAPQQLVPGFADHVRDLLAKHQLPASMLELEITEGALERDDRIIGLLQALRDMGVLLAIDDFGTGYSSLAHIKHLPVTCLKIDKVFIDDLPDDAYDVAIIRTVSALGHSLGFRVLAEGVETEEQFLFLVEQGIDTIQGYYFGKPMEASTLEQWIIDRDKG; encoded by the coding sequence ATGTCACCGCAGAAACACGCCGACTCAGAAAAAAAGCGGTTACAGAAAACCGAATCCATTCAACCCCAGGGTGTGTTACTGGTACTGGATAGCCAGCTCTTCATCCAGTACTGCAGCGAAAACGTTGATGAATTGCTGCAACTGCCTTACACCGCAGTGCTCGGGCGCAATGTTGATGAGTTTACCAACACCGCCGACATCGAACAGATACACAGCCTGAAAGGCCTGGGTGACTGGCGCTCTTTCGGATTGCTGAACCTGCGAATCCGCCAGGGCGACAACTGGTTGAACTGTAACGCAGCGGTCTCTTATGACAACCACCGCTGGCTGGTAGAACTGGAACTGCAGGCCCAGAATGAGGATCAGAATGCGCTTTTCGGCCAGCTGTTCATACCCACACGGGCTCTGCTATGGCAGCTTAACCGCGAGCAGGATTTACACAGCTACACCCACAAAGTGGCAGAACTGGTGCGCCAAGTAACCGGTTACGATCGGGTGATGATGTATCAATTCGATCACAACAGCGATGGCGAAGTGATCGCAGAAAGCCGTTCAACGCAAATGAACAGCTGTCTGGGAAACCGTTTTCCGGCGTCGGATATTCTGGCCCAGACCCAGGCGCTTCGTAGTCAAAACCTGACTTGGGTGACCGCGAACAGAAAGTGCGCCACGGTGCCTGTGCACGGCGCCCCGGACATTGATACCGACCAGCCTCTGGATATGACCTATTCGGCGTACCGTTCGCTGCCACTGGTTGACTTGGAACATCTGGGCAGCCTGGGTGTAGCAGCTGCTCTGACTATTTCGCTGACCCAGAATGGCAGGCTCTGGGGCTTGCTGATGTGTCATCACAACACCCCGAAAAATGTAACCCTGCGGGAACGGAAGCTGTACGAATTTATCGGCCGAACCATTTCCATCAAATTGCCAGATTTGCAGCGCAATGAGCAGCCACTGCTGCAATCAGAACAGGACTTCCGCAGACTGGCGGAGCTGTCCAATGACATGACCGTGCGTTTACAGGGCGACGGTACGATTAGTTATGTTTCGTCAATTGTAAAATCCCTGCTGGGCCACACCGTAGAAAGCCTGCAGGGAACTCCCTTCACCCTTTTGCTGAACGATGAAGGCGTCGACGCCTTCGAACGAGGCCAGCAAGCGTTGGAGCAAGCCGGAGTAACGCAAAAAATCGCTCTCAAATTTCGGCATACAGACCGCCATTCAGTGTGGGTAGAAGCCACGATGTGGCAGCCTGAAAGCAGCGCCGGCCCTGGCCAAGGCGTGGTTCTGAGCGCTCACGATGTGAGCCAACGCCAGAAATATCAGCGGCTTATCGAGGAGCTAAACCAACACAATAGCCTGCAACAGCAAGACCAAGACGGCAATGATCAGCAACCGGTTACCAGCCAAACATTTCTAGACCAGACGTCTGAAGCCGTGGTTATTGCCGGTGCCGATGGACGGATCCAGTCCGTTAACCGCTCGTTCTGTGAAATTACCGGTTACACCTCGCAGGAAGCGATAGGCCGTAACCCTTCGATTTTACAGTCGGGAATTCACACGGCTCATTTTTATGAGTCGTTGTGGCGTTCCCTGAGCGAAAAAGGCCGTTGGAAAGGTGAAATATGGAACAGCCGCAAAAATGGCGAGGTTTATCCTCAGCTGGGCAGCATTTCCATCATTCGTAACAACGACGGCAGTATCCGCAACTATGTGGCGGTTTTTTCCGATGTATCCAAAGCCAAAGAGGCCGAAAACAATCTGTTTTTTGCTCAGAACCACGACCTACTTACCGGCTTGCCCAACCGTCAGTACTGCCTCGACAAAGTCCGCCATGTGATTGCGGAAAAAGCTCAGGCTGTGCCTGGAGTTGCCGTTGTGTTTCTCGACATTGACCGATTCAAACTGCTCAACGATGCCCAGGGCCATCACACCGGTGACCGTTTTCTGCAAGCGGTCGCCCAGCGCCTGGCCGAAGCTTGCCCAAAAAATGGACTGCTGTGCCGCTGGGGCGCCGATGAGTTTGTGCTGGTGCTGGAGCAGGTCACAAACCGTGATGGCATTGCGGTTATTGTGCAGACGTTATTCAATGCGCTCGCCAAACCGTTGAAGCTGGCGGGCCATGAACTGATCCCCTCCGCTTGCGTGGGCATAAGTTTCTACCCCGAAGATGCCGCCGACGCCCAAGGGCTGATGCAAGCCGCGGAAACCGCGTTGTATCTTGCCAAGGAACGCGGGCCATCCAGCATAGAGCTGTTTACACCCTTGCTGGCCGAGCGCCTGCAACGCAAATTCGAGGTTGCCAGTGAGCTTCGCCGGGCGATTCGGAACGACGAACTGACGCTGAATTATCAGCCCCAGATAGATTGCAAGACTGCGGAACTGCTCGGAGTTGAAGCGCTGGTGCGTTGGCAGCATCCAGTGAACGGCTTGATGTCGCCCGTCACGTTTATTCCGCTGGCCGAAGAGCTGGGGCTAATCGGCTTGCTGGGCGACTGGGTACTCGATAAAGCCATGGTGCAAATGGCTCGCTGGCGCGACCAGGGCCACCCTGTTCCGCAGGTGGCAGTGAACATTGCGCCACAGCAACTGGTGCCGGGTTTCGCCGATCATGTCCGCGACCTGCTAGCCAAACATCAATTACCGGCAAGTATGCTGGAACTTGAGATTACCGAAGGCGCTCTGGAGCGGGATGACCGCATCATCGGGTTGTTACAGGCATTGCGGGACATGGGCGTGCTGTTGGCCATCGACGATTTTGGCACCGGCTATTCATCCCTCGCCCACATCAAGCACCTGCCGGTAACCTGCCTTAAAATTGACAAGGTGTTTATAGACGACTTGCCAGACGACGCCTATGACGTGGCCATTATCCGAACCGTTTCGGCTTTGGGCCACAGCCTTGGTTTCAGGGTGCTGGCCGAAGGGGTGGAAACCGAAGAACAGTTTCTGTTCCTAGTGGAACAAGGCATCGACACTATCCAAGGTTACTATTTCGGAAAACCCATGGAGGCCAGCACACTGGAGCAGTGGATCATAGACCGCGATAAGGGCTAA
- a CDS encoding autotransporter assembly complex protein TamA, translated as MASQTILASLRRTVLVMLALVGASMPALSQQVKVQVQGNYPQLQDNAEAFIGDVEGRSASNLRRYASTAVSQISEALQALGYYNPDISWTLEPGDADADNQPRLLLSVVPGEPVRVKTRQVDISGLGADDPKFSGNLPAKPALGDILNHGDYDALRDTLPTRARRRGYFDGKLTSRALTVNPQTLEADITLAYDSGERYRLGEVTFAEGHWFELELLDKFVSFQPGIPYHADQIAKLSSDLSASGYFAGVNIDAVPESAEDGVIPVQVELTRRERRSLSAGVGFSTDVGPRFRVNWREHWVNPQGHSRSADTELAQLRQSISAGYEIPLDPPMTDSLRFGGGLQREDIEDVESELATLGVQWQHRFETDWLQILSLRWEGERYTIGDDDETGTSSLLLPGASYSRLVQDSALDPSKGYNLRIDVSGAHRALLSAADILHIKASAKGLATLAYKHRFLARFQIGGLGTNSFTDVPPSLRFFAGGDQSVRGYGYETLSPLNDSGATEGGRYLIAGSVEYQYEFVNNWRSALFVDHGNAINQLLDPLATGVGVGVRWISPVGPLRLDLAKGLNPEFGGDWRIHFSMGPEL; from the coding sequence ATGGCATCACAAACAATTCTGGCCAGCCTGCGGCGCACCGTGCTTGTAATGCTCGCACTGGTTGGCGCGTCAATGCCAGCTCTGAGCCAGCAGGTGAAAGTACAGGTACAGGGCAATTATCCGCAATTACAGGATAACGCCGAAGCGTTTATTGGCGATGTAGAAGGGCGCAGCGCCAGTAATTTGCGACGTTATGCCTCTACCGCGGTAAGTCAGATCAGCGAAGCGCTGCAGGCACTGGGCTATTACAACCCGGATATCAGCTGGACGCTGGAGCCGGGCGATGCCGACGCTGACAATCAGCCGCGCCTGCTTTTAAGCGTAGTGCCCGGTGAACCTGTGAGGGTAAAAACACGGCAAGTCGATATTAGCGGGCTGGGGGCAGATGACCCCAAATTTAGTGGCAACTTGCCGGCCAAGCCGGCGTTGGGCGACATACTCAATCATGGCGATTACGACGCCCTGCGCGATACTTTGCCTACCCGCGCTCGCCGCCGCGGTTATTTTGATGGCAAACTGACCTCCCGTGCACTGACCGTAAACCCGCAAACCCTCGAAGCTGACATTACTCTGGCGTATGACAGCGGTGAGCGCTATCGCCTGGGCGAGGTTACCTTTGCCGAAGGCCATTGGTTTGAGTTAGAACTTCTGGACAAGTTTGTTAGCTTTCAGCCGGGCATCCCCTATCACGCCGATCAAATTGCCAAGCTAAGCAGCGACCTGTCTGCAAGCGGATATTTTGCCGGGGTTAATATTGACGCCGTTCCAGAAAGTGCGGAAGACGGCGTCATTCCGGTGCAGGTTGAGCTCACCCGTCGCGAACGCCGCTCCTTGTCTGCTGGCGTAGGATTTTCCACCGACGTAGGGCCGCGTTTTCGCGTTAACTGGCGTGAGCATTGGGTAAACCCGCAGGGCCACAGCCGCAGTGCCGACACCGAGCTCGCGCAGCTTCGGCAGAGCATCAGTGCCGGGTATGAAATCCCGCTGGACCCGCCAATGACCGACAGCTTGCGCTTCGGTGGCGGTTTGCAGCGTGAGGACATCGAAGACGTTGAATCGGAGCTGGCCACATTGGGTGTGCAGTGGCAACACCGATTTGAAACCGACTGGCTCCAAATTTTGTCGCTGCGCTGGGAAGGCGAGAGATACACGATCGGTGACGACGACGAAACCGGCACCAGTAGCCTGCTGTTGCCCGGTGCTAGTTATTCCAGGTTGGTGCAAGACTCGGCGCTGGACCCATCAAAGGGTTATAACTTGCGCATCGACGTCAGCGGTGCTCATCGGGCCTTGCTTTCTGCGGCCGACATTCTACATATCAAGGCCTCGGCTAAGGGCCTGGCCACCCTGGCGTACAAACACCGTTTTCTGGCGCGTTTCCAAATCGGCGGGCTAGGAACCAACAGCTTCACAGATGTGCCTCCGTCGTTACGGTTTTTTGCCGGTGGTGACCAGAGTGTGCGCGGCTACGGCTATGAAACCCTGTCACCACTAAATGATAGTGGTGCCACCGAAGGTGGGCGCTATCTGATTGCTGGCAGTGTTGAGTACCAATACGAGTTTGTTAATAATTGGCGTTCTGCGCTGTTTGTGGACCACGGCAATGCGATTAATCAGTTGCTTGATCCACTGGCCACCGGAGTCGGCGTTGGTGTGCGCTGGATAAGTCCGGTAGGGCCGCTGCGGCTGGATCTTGCCAAGGGCCTGAACCCGGAATTCGGCGGCGATTGGCGCATACACTTTTCCATGGGGCCGGAATTGTGA
- a CDS encoding translocation/assembly module TamB domain-containing protein, with the protein MSTEQTQKQQPQPPAKSAATGKPRRRRWWFWVLMLTAIVLLLPLLLLTFVLLALRSEAGTAWLIEQAPGLEVQAGQGSLLGRWQATSLSWRGYGVDLQLQAPDLQWSPQCLLQKRLCVDHLRAHSIELNLQPSADEDDSPRSDILLPDIGLPLAIRADQIRLGEFFVNGNKVWDTVELDAGGAGESWLIDRAFYQRDDIRVTASGRVQTRGDWPVALNLSAELPPPSGDHWKIDLALAGSVRDLRVNGSSQGYLDAILEGTVEPLQADLPASLTIRSDTFLAVPSLPPTLTLNSLKLALQGSLADGFETSAQATLPGTTGPVELNLAAKVTTQGADNIELTLAADNAGRDGILALTGSAAWLPELTADANLTMNAFPWYTLLPDMKEPPVNIDTLKLRANWQDQRYTATLAVTASGPAGDTSLESELEGDLQLLTISRLQVQTGAGSLTGNANVGLAQPLSWQAALELQKFNPGYWVPQLQASLNGSIRSSGQWLESASMPEMSADVDLAGLWRGQTTRIKVKASAANGLWQVPQLDVAIGDNTLAGKGQWGQQLQAQLDLDLPEPGAILESLRGQASARLTVTGTVQQPQADIRISATALAWQNQLQLAGVELSANLDAAGAIRSRLQARGIEASGQTVEQLDVTLDGTRQKHELVLDMIHREVEVRLKLAGAAGEQWQQWQGELRRGEVLVTGQDQRWQLRQPAALFFKAGTGRTEPQLTFAEHCWQWQQSALCAGDQTLLPAANVAYRIINLPSKALAPLLPENLRWQANINGSIDFSMGAEGSSGAIELDAGAGDFEILLDGDWETLRHSALSTRLTLQTSEAQLVLVLAGPKLGSLKAGLSIDPAASERTLSGDFQLSGMDIALLGIFTGLEEVAGQINGRGELSGPLMRPAVNGELTLSDGRVIDPRLPLAMEQINVTVEMLGYNANINGLIRANERSELVLQGELDWQSDLPSGSVSLRGERLPINIEPYAELEVAPDLTIAFSGGELLVNGRIDVPRGAIEIRGLPPRAVSVSDDEVIVGVKKPEPVIRSLTMDVVVNVGSPDDKVTFAAFGATGDLSGTLRIGNNMDTRGTLRLNKGRFEAYGQDLTLRKARLLFVGNLTQPYLALEAVRTVGSVVAGLRLTGPVQSPATEVFSIPEMPQTDALSYLILGRAPQSQQDDGQMSRAALSLGLNQANKITGVLGAEFGIRDLTLEAEGSGDQTAVVASGYLTDELSIRYGVGIFEPVTTVALRFDLGRYFYLEAASGLAASLDIFYTRDF; encoded by the coding sequence GTGAGCACAGAACAGACTCAAAAACAGCAACCGCAGCCGCCAGCCAAGTCCGCAGCCACGGGCAAACCGCGGCGCCGGCGCTGGTGGTTTTGGGTGCTGATGTTGACGGCCATCGTACTGCTGTTGCCGCTTTTGCTTTTGACATTTGTGCTGCTGGCGCTGCGCTCGGAAGCCGGCACGGCCTGGCTTATTGAGCAGGCCCCGGGGCTGGAAGTGCAAGCCGGGCAGGGCTCGTTGTTGGGCCGCTGGCAGGCGACATCTTTAAGCTGGCGTGGTTACGGCGTTGATTTGCAATTGCAGGCGCCGGATTTGCAGTGGTCGCCGCAGTGCTTACTGCAAAAGCGGCTGTGTGTGGACCATCTTCGGGCGCACTCCATAGAGCTGAATCTGCAGCCCTCTGCCGACGAAGACGATAGCCCCAGATCGGACATCCTGCTGCCCGACATCGGTCTTCCTTTAGCTATTCGTGCCGACCAGATTCGTTTGGGCGAGTTTTTTGTTAACGGCAACAAAGTCTGGGATACGGTGGAGCTGGATGCCGGCGGCGCCGGTGAAAGCTGGTTGATAGACCGGGCGTTTTATCAGCGTGACGACATTCGTGTAACCGCATCCGGGCGGGTTCAAACCCGCGGCGACTGGCCGGTTGCGCTGAACCTCAGTGCCGAATTGCCACCGCCCTCGGGGGATCACTGGAAAATAGATCTGGCTTTGGCGGGCAGCGTGCGCGACCTGCGCGTTAACGGCAGCAGTCAGGGTTACCTCGACGCAATTCTGGAAGGCACTGTCGAGCCACTGCAGGCAGATCTACCTGCGAGCCTGACTATTCGCTCTGATACTTTTTTGGCAGTCCCGTCTTTACCGCCAACGCTCACGCTGAACAGTCTGAAGCTGGCGTTGCAGGGTTCTCTAGCCGACGGTTTCGAAACCAGCGCCCAGGCTACTTTGCCAGGTACCACTGGCCCGGTTGAACTTAACCTGGCGGCAAAAGTGACCACCCAGGGTGCCGACAATATTGAGCTGACATTGGCTGCAGACAACGCCGGACGCGATGGAATCTTGGCGTTGACCGGCAGCGCAGCCTGGCTGCCCGAACTGACCGCCGATGCCAATCTGACCATGAACGCCTTTCCCTGGTACACGTTGCTGCCGGATATGAAGGAACCCCCGGTCAACATCGATACCTTGAAGCTGCGGGCAAACTGGCAAGACCAACGTTATACCGCCACGTTGGCGGTTACCGCCAGCGGCCCTGCCGGAGACACCAGCCTGGAGTCGGAACTTGAGGGTGATCTTCAGCTACTGACTATTTCCCGCTTACAGGTGCAAACCGGCGCTGGCTCATTAACGGGCAATGCCAACGTTGGTCTGGCACAGCCGCTATCGTGGCAGGCTGCGCTGGAGTTGCAGAAATTCAACCCAGGTTATTGGGTGCCGCAATTGCAGGCCAGTCTAAATGGCAGCATCCGTTCGAGTGGCCAGTGGCTAGAATCGGCGAGCATGCCAGAGATGTCCGCAGACGTAGATCTTGCCGGCCTGTGGCGTGGGCAAACCACCCGCATAAAGGTGAAAGCCAGTGCCGCAAACGGGCTTTGGCAGGTGCCTCAACTAGATGTGGCTATTGGCGACAATACTTTGGCCGGCAAAGGGCAGTGGGGCCAGCAGTTACAAGCCCAGCTGGACCTGGATTTGCCTGAGCCAGGAGCGATTCTGGAAAGTCTGCGCGGGCAGGCCAGCGCCCGTTTAACGGTAACAGGCACAGTGCAGCAGCCCCAGGCGGATATTCGTATTTCTGCAACGGCTTTGGCCTGGCAAAACCAGCTGCAACTCGCGGGCGTGGAACTCAGCGCTAACCTGGATGCGGCGGGCGCAATCCGCAGCCGGCTTCAAGCCCGAGGCATTGAGGCCAGTGGTCAGACCGTTGAGCAGCTGGACGTAACGCTGGATGGCACGCGCCAAAAACATGAGCTGGTTCTGGACATGATTCACCGCGAGGTTGAAGTTCGCCTGAAACTGGCGGGTGCGGCGGGTGAGCAGTGGCAACAATGGCAAGGCGAGCTCAGGCGCGGTGAGGTGCTGGTAACCGGGCAGGACCAACGCTGGCAGCTGCGCCAGCCAGCAGCCCTGTTTTTCAAGGCCGGGACAGGACGCACCGAGCCGCAACTGACCTTTGCCGAACATTGCTGGCAGTGGCAGCAAAGCGCTTTGTGTGCCGGCGACCAGACCCTGCTGCCGGCAGCAAATGTTGCATACCGCATCATTAATTTGCCGTCGAAGGCGTTGGCGCCATTATTGCCGGAAAATCTGCGCTGGCAGGCTAATATCAATGGCAGCATTGATTTTTCCATGGGCGCAGAGGGATCGAGCGGCGCGATAGAGCTGGATGCCGGCGCGGGTGACTTCGAAATTCTGCTCGATGGCGACTGGGAAACCTTGCGCCACAGCGCACTGTCTACCCGTTTGACGTTGCAGACGTCTGAGGCGCAATTAGTGTTGGTGCTGGCCGGGCCAAAACTGGGATCGCTAAAGGCAGGCCTGAGTATTGACCCGGCTGCGTCCGAACGCACTCTTAGCGGCGACTTTCAGCTCAGTGGCATGGACATTGCGCTGTTGGGCATTTTTACCGGACTGGAAGAGGTAGCCGGCCAGATTAACGGCCGGGGTGAGCTGTCTGGCCCGCTCATGCGGCCCGCGGTCAATGGCGAATTAACCCTGTCTGACGGCCGAGTGATTGACCCACGCCTGCCGCTGGCTATGGAGCAAATCAACGTCACCGTTGAAATGCTGGGCTACAACGCCAATATTAACGGTTTAATTCGAGCCAATGAACGCAGTGAGCTGGTGCTTCAGGGCGAGCTTGACTGGCAAAGCGACTTGCCCAGCGGCAGCGTGTCTTTGCGCGGCGAACGCCTGCCCATCAACATTGAGCCTTACGCCGAGCTGGAAGTCGCGCCGGACTTGACCATCGCCTTTTCCGGTGGGGAATTGTTGGTTAACGGCCGTATTGATGTGCCCCGTGGCGCTATAGAAATCCGCGGGCTGCCGCCGCGGGCGGTATCTGTGTCTGATGACGAAGTGATTGTGGGGGTTAAAAAACCCGAGCCGGTGATTCGCTCGTTAACGATGGACGTGGTGGTGAACGTAGGAAGCCCCGATGACAAGGTCACGTTTGCGGCGTTTGGCGCTACCGGCGACCTTAGCGGAACCCTGCGGATTGGCAACAATATGGATACCCGCGGCACTTTGCGACTCAACAAGGGCCGCTTCGAGGCCTATGGTCAGGATTTGACTCTGCGTAAAGCCCGGCTGCTGTTTGTAGGCAACCTGACCCAGCCTTATCTGGCGTTGGAAGCGGTGCGCACGGTCGGGTCGGTTGTCGCAGGGCTGCGCCTGACGGGCCCGGTGCAGTCGCCAGCGACCGAGGTGTTTTCCATCCCGGAGATGCCGCAAACGGATGCGCTGTCGTACCTGATTCTGGGCCGTGCCCCGCAAAGCCAGCAAGACGATGGTCAAATGAGTCGCGCAGCGCTGTCATTGGGTCTGAACCAAGCCAACAAGATAACAGGCGTGTTGGGCGCAGAGTTTGGCATTCGTGATTTGACCCTTGAAGCCGAGGGCAGCGGCGACCAGACCGCGGTAGTGGCCAGCGGTTATCTGACCGATGAACTCAGCATCCGTTACGGCGTGGGTATTTTTGAGCCGGTGACCACGGTGGCGTTGCGGTTCGATTTAGGGCGCTATTTCTATCTCGAGGCCGCCAGTGGTCTGGCGGCCTCGCTGGACATTTTTTATACCCGGGATTTTTAA